The following coding sequences lie in one Oryza brachyantha chromosome 10, ObraRS2, whole genome shotgun sequence genomic window:
- the LOC107305088 gene encoding BOI-related E3 ubiquitin-protein ligase 1-like isoform X2, giving the protein MGDVEVWLLSRGVVSPENTRAAAMEFPQMTAAAAAAAQQQQPPLFLEFSRGVGDGDGGSNSRKRPREAEAAMATRMLSLQPQAPQGHKVVSLAQLHKRPATGLRLDFDDGSEHVSTTSSASSLLPGELATQFDQYKDEMAHLLQDHTERLRRALGEARRRHYRSLLGAAEAAAARRMREKEVEASKAARRGAELEERVARLRAEAATWQAKALADQSTAAALHAQLQQAAAAAQARGKAEEDNNGAAAAADDAESGFVDPDRVEEVIPPPPPPPSRPCRTCRQRPSSVVLLPCRHLCVCEACEPAVSTAITGAAAAAAACPTCRGAVTGTVQVFLS; this is encoded by the exons ATGGGTGATGTTGAGGTGTGGCTTTTGAGCAGAGGCGTCGTCTCGCCGGAGAACaccagggcggcggcgatggagttCCCACAGatgacggccgcggcggcggcggcggcgcagcagcagcagcctccCTTGTTCTTGGAGTTCTCGCGCGGAGTCGGAGATGGAG ATGGGGGCAGCAACTCGAGGAAGCGGCCGcgagaggcggaggcggccatggcgacgcgGATGCTGTCGCTGCAGCCGCAGGCTCCTCAGGGGCACAAGGTGGTGAGCCTGGCGCAGCTGCACaagcggccggcgacggggcTCCGCCTCGACTTCGACGACGGCTCGGAGCACGTGTCCACGACTTCGTCCGCCTCgtctctcctccccggcgaGCTCGCCACGCAGTTCGACCAGTACAAGGACGAGATGGCGCATCTGCTCCAGGATCAT ACGGAGAGGCTCCGCCGCGCGCtgggcgaggcgaggcggcggcactACCGGTCGCTGCTCggcgcggccgaggcggcggcggcgcggcggatgAGGGAGAAGGAAGTCGAGGCCTcgaaggcggcgcggcgcggcgccgagctGGAGGAGCGGGTGGCGCGTCtgagggcggaggcggcgacgtggcAGGCGAAGGCGCTGGCAGACCagtccacggcggcggcgctccacgcgcagctgcagcaggcggcggccgcggcgcaaGCGAGGGGCAAGGCGGAGGAAGACAacaacggcgccgccgccgccgcggacgacGCCGAGTCGGGGTTCGTCGACCCGGACAGAGTCGAGGAAGTGAtccccccgccgccaccgccgccgtccaggCCGTGCCGGACGTGCCGGCAGAGACCCTCCTCCGTCGTGCTGCTCCCATGCCGCCACCTCTGCGTGTGCGAGGCGTGCGAGCCCGCCGTGTCCACCGCcatcaccggcgccgccgccgccgccgccgcctgccccaCGTGCCGCGGCGCGGTCACCGGCACCGTGCAGGTCTTCCTCTCGTGa
- the LOC107305088 gene encoding BOI-related E3 ubiquitin-protein ligase 1-like isoform X1, translating to MAVQAHYHHHHHHQHQQQPQPPLFLARGVVSPENTRAAAMEFPQMTAAAAAAAQQQQPPLFLEFSRGVGDGDGGSNSRKRPREAEAAMATRMLSLQPQAPQGHKVVSLAQLHKRPATGLRLDFDDGSEHVSTTSSASSLLPGELATQFDQYKDEMAHLLQDHTERLRRALGEARRRHYRSLLGAAEAAAARRMREKEVEASKAARRGAELEERVARLRAEAATWQAKALADQSTAAALHAQLQQAAAAAQARGKAEEDNNGAAAAADDAESGFVDPDRVEEVIPPPPPPPSRPCRTCRQRPSSVVLLPCRHLCVCEACEPAVSTAITGAAAAAAACPTCRGAVTGTVQVFLS from the exons ATGGCAGTGCAGGCGCATtaccaccaccatcatcatcaccagcaccagcagcagccgcagcctCCCCTGTTCCTCGCCAG AGGCGTCGTCTCGCCGGAGAACaccagggcggcggcgatggagttCCCACAGatgacggccgcggcggcggcggcggcgcagcagcagcagcctccCTTGTTCTTGGAGTTCTCGCGCGGAGTCGGAGATGGAG ATGGGGGCAGCAACTCGAGGAAGCGGCCGcgagaggcggaggcggccatggcgacgcgGATGCTGTCGCTGCAGCCGCAGGCTCCTCAGGGGCACAAGGTGGTGAGCCTGGCGCAGCTGCACaagcggccggcgacggggcTCCGCCTCGACTTCGACGACGGCTCGGAGCACGTGTCCACGACTTCGTCCGCCTCgtctctcctccccggcgaGCTCGCCACGCAGTTCGACCAGTACAAGGACGAGATGGCGCATCTGCTCCAGGATCAT ACGGAGAGGCTCCGCCGCGCGCtgggcgaggcgaggcggcggcactACCGGTCGCTGCTCggcgcggccgaggcggcggcggcgcggcggatgAGGGAGAAGGAAGTCGAGGCCTcgaaggcggcgcggcgcggcgccgagctGGAGGAGCGGGTGGCGCGTCtgagggcggaggcggcgacgtggcAGGCGAAGGCGCTGGCAGACCagtccacggcggcggcgctccacgcgcagctgcagcaggcggcggccgcggcgcaaGCGAGGGGCAAGGCGGAGGAAGACAacaacggcgccgccgccgccgcggacgacGCCGAGTCGGGGTTCGTCGACCCGGACAGAGTCGAGGAAGTGAtccccccgccgccaccgccgccgtccaggCCGTGCCGGACGTGCCGGCAGAGACCCTCCTCCGTCGTGCTGCTCCCATGCCGCCACCTCTGCGTGTGCGAGGCGTGCGAGCCCGCCGTGTCCACCGCcatcaccggcgccgccgccgccgccgccgcctgccccaCGTGCCGCGGCGCGGTCACCGGCACCGTGCAGGTCTTCCTCTCGTGa